ATCCTCGCACTGATCCTCTCGAACTTTGGACGGTACAAACCGGGAATCTACGTATCCATCAGTTACGGAATATTTACCGAAATATTGCAGCTGTTTTTTCTAAGGGACGGCAGAATCGCGGATATGTTCATAGACTCTTTCGGTATTCTGCTGGCTTATGGATTATGCAGACTCTTTCATTCAGTGAGAAGACATCTTTTATTACAACCCAAATGAAAAATCCCCTTTCACCTCACCAGGATGGTAAAGTGAAAGGGGATGCCGCGCCGTAATCTACTGATTCGCTTCTGCTTGATAAGCGAGTAATTGACTGAATGTGCCTTTGCTTTCTTTGGAAAGCTGTTGAAAGCCTCCCTGCTGAATAATTCTGCCCTGCTCCAGAACAAGCACTTGATCGGCATTCCGAATGGTGGATAGCCGGTGAGCTATAACAATAATGGTCATCGACCCCTTCAGACGATCGAGCGATTGCTTGATCTTCGCTTCGTTCTCGGTGTCAAGAGCACTTGTTGCTTCATCCAATACGAGAATAGCCGGTTTTCTTAGTATCGCCCTGGCTAGTACAATACGCTGCCTTTCTCCGCCCGAAAGACGGACACCCCGATCACCAATGATTGTATCAAGGCCTTGAGGGAGCTTCCTGACAAACTCATCCGAAGCGGAAAAGGCTAATGCTTCCCAGAGCTGTTCTTCGCTCGCATTCGGCTCAACCTGCATCAGATTTTCTCTGATGCTTGCATTGAATAGGAAGGGATCCTGCGAAACGTAGCTGACAGAACGTCTTAAGGAATACACATTCTCCGTACTCAGCGGAACGCCGTCTATAATAACCTGGCCCTCCTCCGGCTGCAGGAGTCCGATAAGGATATCGATCAGAGTGCTCTTCCCGGCTCCGGATTTTCCAACGATCGCGGTCATGGTGTTGGCCGGAATCTTCAGATTAATATCTTCAAGAGCATAAGGTACATTATCCAGGTCGTACCGGAAGTGGATATGACGGCATTCAATGCCCTCTTCGATCCGGATAGGTTTAATGCTTTCATCAAAAAACCTTGATTCCTGCGCTTCCTCGCATTCCCTCTCCAGTTCCCTTAAACTCTTAAAGGCGGGAATCGTCGAGACTACCTGTTCCCAGCTTGACTGTATGCCTGCAAACCGGGGCCATAACCGGGAAAATATAATAATAATAACAATAAGCTGTTCGCCTTTAATATGAAAAATTGTGTTCGATGAATAAACGAACAACGTAATGAGAAGGGCAGCCGCTACTTTATAGAAAAACTGCGAGTTCGATTGCAATCTGGCAAACTGGATCATATTAACCTTCATTCGGTCATTTAACGCTTGAAACCATGTAAGATGCAGCTCTTCCAGCCTATTGCTCTTAATATCCTTAATACCGTTGAAATGTTCGGTAATCCCGCCCATATAGCTCTGTGAGAGCTCGGTCGTATTCCTTCCCAGTCTCTTCGCATTTTTGATGAATTTCCGGGAAAACAAAGCAAGCACGAACCCGCATACAAGCACGAACGCGGTCAATTCAAACGACAGCCAGAACGCAAAGCCGATCTGGATCACGGTGAAAACAAGCGAGGTGAATAAAGTCATGAACAAGTAAATCCCTTGGCTGACACGGGCTAACTCGTTCGTCATAATATGATTAAAATCAGACTTCCTTTTCTTAAGAAAGAAAGACCATTTCGCCTTCATAAGAGCCTGATAAATTTTCGTTCTTAGGTAACCCATAAAGCCTTGTTGAATGGCCATGCTCATATTGGTTTGATTCCGCTGCAGCCATGCTTGGCCTATAATGAGTACAATGTAAGCAGCAAGGACAAGCGGCAGTTTATATGCGCTCGGAACGGTATTCAGTTTTTCGATGATTGAAGAGAGGTAGGGGATTCCCCCGGTACTTACATTAAAAACACCGATAAAGCTAAGCATCGGAACTATCAGATAGATTCCGACTCCTTCAAAAAAACTAATCAACACCATACCGAGAAGGTTGGAATAGAGCTTGAGTCCGGCGAATACGTGTAATTTTTTGAGGTAATAAACAATATGAGGCATGATACCCTCTCCTATGGTGTTACTTGTTGTTTCATGCGCCGCCAAATCCACAATATCGGCCGTAAGGGTACATACAGGAAATGCAGCTGCTTTGGCAAGGGCAATGTCTGTGCATCCCACGAGCTCGGATACATGAGGCCGACCATATAATTCCATTTTTGATGATTGGATTTTATTGACAGTAAATACCTTTTGTAATGCTTAGTCGGGCTTAAACGCATAATTTCTTTTATAAAATCAATCGAGCTTTGGGCTAAACGGTAAGGACGTTTATCCGCAGTCAAGGTTTTCATCTCTTGGCTGAGGGGCGTTTCTATTAACTCGGAGGCTAATATGAGCGCCTGTCCGGCCAAATCGCTGCAGTGGTATTCTTTCAACAGAGGAATGAGCTTCCCCCAATCCAGTTTGTTTCGCACCATGCGATCAATATCAATCAGCCAGCGAAGCCGAAACCAGGCATGACGGGCGCCATGTGAAACAAGATAGAGAAACAAATCTTCATTTCCCGGAAAATAAACCGGATAGCTGGTAAGCGAGCTCGTGCTTCTCCGTTCCCACAGCTCTTCGAAAGCGGGTTCTTTGCCCGTTTCCGGATTCAGTCTCCAATGGACTTCGATTTGAACCTTCGTTTGGGGGTTATAATAGGAAATGTGATGCTTCTTTACTTTCCAGTCGTCCAAAATGCGGGGTCTTTCATCCGTTATCGTATATCCGGATGAGAGTAGAATCTTCTCCGCTCTATCAACATCATCAACTGGGATCAGAATGTCCAGGTCTTTAGACGTGCGAAGAGAGATGTCTCCATAAAGAGCTTGTGCGAGGACGGGGCCTTTCAGCATCAGCGAACGAATATTATGTTCATCGAATTGTTTGCATATTTTATCCATTTCAGCCGTTATATGCATCATTTGAAAGGTATTCTTGTTGTAATCCATGTATAGGGCACGGACCACCTCGGCAGGAATAAGATCATTGCCGAATTTGCTCAGCTTTGAATAGACCGTCGGATAGACACGATGATGTCTGGCCAGTTGGACGAATTGATTCCAGTCCATGTCTTCTTCAGTAAGATAATTCTTGATATGATCCGGTACCTCCGGAGCATCCTTCATCCCGATCAAAGAAACCAGCAGCTTCAATTCTTTCGAGAATGAACTTAAATCAAGACAGAATCTGTTATCCATTCATTATGCTCCTTTGCTTCTCCTCGAGCCTTAATACTTTCCCGAATTTGCTGACTACAGTAAACGCATCCATCTCTTCCGCTCCCGTTATATAGAACGGGCCGCTTCTGAGCCAGGCATGCGCAATCATCTTACCGGAAGAATCTCTTGCCGTACCAAGATACAGCGTGCTCTCAATCCGCCGTCTTTCAAGCATCTTCATTGCCGCGATCGCTTTAACCAGGCACATGCTCTCCCACCAGGTATGGCGGCTAATCGTACGAATTAC
This is a stretch of genomic DNA from Paenibacillus sp. sptzw28. It encodes these proteins:
- a CDS encoding VanZ family protein; the encoded protein is MIFVCTCTVSFTLLLRNHFIYFVFTPHPNWRELLIFHFSDFRDNIYLIQKIGHFSGFFILALILSNFGRYKPGIYVSISYGIFTEILQLFFLRDGRIADMFIDSFGILLAYGLCRLFHSVRRHLLLQPK
- a CDS encoding ABC transporter ATP-binding protein, which translates into the protein MPHIVYYLKKLHVFAGLKLYSNLLGMVLISFFEGVGIYLIVPMLSFIGVFNVSTGGIPYLSSIIEKLNTVPSAYKLPLVLAAYIVLIIGQAWLQRNQTNMSMAIQQGFMGYLRTKIYQALMKAKWSFFLKKRKSDFNHIMTNELARVSQGIYLFMTLFTSLVFTVIQIGFAFWLSFELTAFVLVCGFVLALFSRKFIKNAKRLGRNTTELSQSYMGGITEHFNGIKDIKSNRLEELHLTWFQALNDRMKVNMIQFARLQSNSQFFYKVAAALLITLFVYSSNTIFHIKGEQLIVIIIIFSRLWPRFAGIQSSWEQVVSTIPAFKSLRELERECEEAQESRFFDESIKPIRIEEGIECRHIHFRYDLDNVPYALEDINLKIPANTMTAIVGKSGAGKSTLIDILIGLLQPEEGQVIIDGVPLSTENVYSLRRSVSYVSQDPFLFNASIRENLMQVEPNASEEQLWEALAFSASDEFVRKLPQGLDTIIGDRGVRLSGGERQRIVLARAILRKPAILVLDEATSALDTENEAKIKQSLDRLKGSMTIIVIAHRLSTIRNADQVLVLEQGRIIQQGGFQQLSKESKGTFSQLLAYQAEANQ
- a CDS encoding nucleotidyltransferase family protein yields the protein MDNRFCLDLSSFSKELKLLVSLIGMKDAPEVPDHIKNYLTEEDMDWNQFVQLARHHRVYPTVYSKLSKFGNDLIPAEVVRALYMDYNKNTFQMMHITAEMDKICKQFDEHNIRSLMLKGPVLAQALYGDISLRTSKDLDILIPVDDVDRAEKILLSSGYTITDERPRILDDWKVKKHHISYYNPQTKVQIEVHWRLNPETGKEPAFEELWERRSTSSLTSYPVYFPGNEDLFLYLVSHGARHAWFRLRWLIDIDRMVRNKLDWGKLIPLLKEYHCSDLAGQALILASELIETPLSQEMKTLTADKRPYRLAQSSIDFIKEIMRLSPTKHYKRYLLSIKSNHQKWNYMVGLMYPSSWDAQTLPLPKQLHFLYVPLRPILWIWRRMKQQVTP
- a CDS encoding lasso peptide biosynthesis B2 protein encodes the protein MRMLILEAFLYLGWARILKALPFSKVAPSLGILMEETPLTHNQSDEVTLQNVSRVIRTISRHTWWESMCLVKAIAAMKMLERRRIESTLYLGTARDSSGKMIAHAWLRSGPFYITGAEEMDAFTVVSKFGKVLRLEEKQRSIMNG